TCCAATAGGATGTTCTCGGGCTTAAGATCTCTATGCATAATCCCATTAGCATGGAGGTGGGCTACAGCAGATATAATCTCAGCTGTGTAGATTCGTGCAAGTTCCTCCCTGTTATATGAAAGGGTTTAGTTTAAAGGCATGTGCAGCTATCTTTTGGCAAACAAAATTACTAACAAGTGAAACAGCACCTAAATAATCCTTGCTTGTAGAGCTGAAAGAATAGATGCCCCCCGTTAACAAAGTCCAGGACAAGGTAAAGTCGATATTTGGTCTGCACAGGCAAACTGTTTGAATATTTGTACCAAGATATGAATGCCAACGTAGAGATGACAATATGTATACGAATGACCTACCTGAAAGGAGTACCTCAGCTGCACTACATAAGGATGGTCAACTTTTGTCAGTATGTCTCTTTCAGCTTTCATGTACTCGGAATGGTTTTTCTCCAGTATCTTGTCCTTCCTCATAACTTTCATTGCATATATTTCTGAAGTACCCTTCTTTCTCACCTGAAAGACTTTGCCAAATGCCCCTTGGCCTACAAGCTTCAAGATTTCAAAGTCATCAAGCCCAACACCCTCATCCTCAGTCACGGCATCACCAAACTCTTCATCACTGAACTGCTCTAGGTTAAGTTCCTTTTCTTCTGTAGTGTGGCCTACAAGTTCTGATGATCCATCTGCTATGTTTAGAGTGAGCTTGCCAAGTCCCAAAGAGCAGCTAACAAGTGATGATGGGCCAACAAGAGAATGTGACCGCTTGAAGATGACCGCAGGATCATTATAAACCTCCTCAGGGGACTCAATGGGAGCTGCAGGGCTGTCTGGATCAACAACACAAAGTTCTGTTGCTGTCTCGACTGGACTGGAACCAAAAACATCAGAAAAATCATATTCAGCATTTTCAGAGGAGACAACACCCGGGGGATCCATGGGGAGAATTGTCTTTGTAGTAAAGAGCTTGGGTCCTTGTGCAAGCTTTACTGCCAGAGAGGATGTCTGAGAAAAAACCATCTATCAAAGGCCAATGCAGCCGAGTATGGCAGCTCCAGGGCAAGTCTCCAACTTACTGAAACTAATGACTCCTGCTACATTGCATTCTCAAGTAGGCTCGCTCCACAATTTCCAAGGATGTAAAATGATGTACTGGTGTGAAGAGAGAGGCCTTGAACAAGTTGAAGTTTCCACTATGAATTGCCCAAGTATCCTGCGAAAAGGCAGATCAAAACGATGCTGCTGTTCCCTGCTGAATATGACTTGCTTGATGTCAGTGTTGTTCTTCCTGGACTCGTGAAGCAGAAATCTAAAACGGACACAGAACAGATAAATCATCAGTCTCATCTAGTATTGGAAGAAATCTAAAAAGGAAAGCAACATTTGCAGGACAAGTATTGGATAGGGATACCCTGTGCAAACGACCAATATCTTCTGTAGGGGAATCTATAAGAACATGGTACAAACGGTTACTGTAGTCAGTTCTAAGAATATTTATCTTGCTAGGATTTAAACCTTCGCTGACACCAGAAGCAACCATGTGTTGCAGGAAAACTGTCTCTCGACATTGACAAAACTAAAGGACAATCAGTTGACTACTGGCAGGATCTCAGTTCGCATCACTGACTGTCAGCACCTCTCACTGGCCTCATTTGAAGCTCCCACACAGCAATCAGCAAGGAAGAAGCCAGCAGATGACTCTGCGGCTTCATCATTTACAGAAATCTAAGCTGCATCACTGCATCATCAGCAGTTCGAGCATCTTGCACGCCCTCAAACATCCTGAACAGTGTGCATAGTGTACTAAACTCCTAGCACAGGGAACCTAAAGCTTTGCAATCTAGCAATGAGACAGGATTTCTCGAAAGTTACTTCCAGATTCTTAGAGCACAAAGGCATACTACGTGCTTTCTGAAAGCAGGAGAGTGTGCCTTTAGACCAAAATTGTACTTCCAAATTCTAGCATCCTAGCCACGCTATGTTCTTCAACACCTCGAACCAGCCTAGCATCGACATTCCTTTGCTCA
This region of Triticum aestivum cultivar Chinese Spring chromosome 2D, IWGSC CS RefSeq v2.1, whole genome shotgun sequence genomic DNA includes:
- the LOC123051545 gene encoding serine/threonine-protein kinase AtPK2/AtPK19 isoform X2, with amino-acid sequence MVFSQTSSLAVKLAQGPKLFTTKTILPMDPPGVVSSENAEYDFSDVFGSSPVETATELCVVDPDSPAAPIESPEEVYNDPAVIFKRSHSLVGPSSLVSCSLGLGKLTLNIADGSSELVGHTTEEKELNLEQFSDEEFGDAVTEDEGVGLDDFEILKLVGQGAFGKVFQVRKKGTSEIYAMKVMRKDKILEKNHSEYMKAERDILTKVDHPYVVQLRYSFQTKYRLYLVLDFVNGGHLFFQLYKQGLFREELARIYTAEIISAVAHLHANGIMHRDLKPENILLDAEGHAMLTDFGLAKEFRENTRSNSMCGTLEYMAPEIIQGQGHDKAADWWSVGILLFEMLTGKPPFVGNRDKVQQKIVKEKLKLPPFLTSEAHSLLKGLLHKEAGKRLGTGPGGSDEIKKHKWFKPINWRKMDAREIQASIWPDLHRQFRRVPEQHTRAGLPGGHPRHCRRRARQLRGVHLRQARAVPP
- the LOC123051545 gene encoding serine/threonine-protein kinase AtPK2/AtPK19 isoform X1: MVFSQTSSLAVKLAQGPKLFTTKTILPMDPPGVVSSENAEYDFSDVFGSSPVETATELCVVDPDSPAAPIESPEEVYNDPAVIFKRSHSLVGPSSLVSCSLGLGKLTLNIADGSSELVGHTTEEKELNLEQFSDEEFGDAVTEDEGVGLDDFEILKLVGQGAFGKVFQVRKKGTSEIYAMKVMRKDKILEKNHSEYMKAERDILTKVDHPYVVQLRYSFQTKYRLYLVLDFVNGGHLFFQLYKQGLFREELARIYTAEIISAVAHLHANGIMHRDLKPENILLDAEGHAMLTDFGLAKEFRENTRSNSMCGTLEYMAPEIIQGQGHDKAADWWSVGILLFEMLTGKPPFVGNRDKVQQKIVKEKLKLPPFLTSEAHSLLKGLLHKEAGKRLGTGPGGSDEIKRHKWFKPINWRKLDAREIQPSFRPDVAGLTCIANFDVCWTNTPVLDSPAATPVTAGGGQGNFAGFTYVRPAPFLHDLKPPSSSS